From the Fulvia fulva chromosome 2, complete sequence genome, one window contains:
- a CDS encoding Acetylxylan esterase: protein MLRSLLLLSLGLLSTAQFTNNPISNATSSDCPTENGAHIIVARASVEALGYGIIGQVKDNVLKQVPGSTAEFVVYPATLNDYFNSETDGVVGMRKLIDAYVAKCANAPLVLMGYSQGAQVTADSLVGQQVAAFPPNSTVSQPLPDSTLERVAAAVIMGDPTSNLTESFHVGNATKNGIFPRKNVANFEATGLASRMKSYCDEGDPYCASGKFSEISVHLRYVQEYGAEATQFVVDQIKAYYENGTTTASNGTSTGAPAATYTGSASSARYSSVAGVVALGAVVAYLL, encoded by the coding sequence ATGCTTCGCTCTTTATTATTACTCAGCCTGGGATTGCTCTCCACCGCTCAATTCACAAACAATCCCATAAGCAACGCCACAAGCTCGGACTGTCCCACCGAAAACGGCGCTCACATCATCGTTGCGCGAGCATCTGTCGAAGCGCTGGGCTATGGAATTATCGGCCAAGTCAAGGACAATGTGCTGAAGCAAGTGCCTGGCTCAACTGCTGAATTCGTCGTCTACCCAGCAACACTGAATGACTACTTCAACTCCGAAACCGACGGGGTCGTTGGCATGAGGAAACTGATCGATGCATACGTGGCAAAATGCGCCAACGCACCGCTCGTCCTGATGGGCTACTCTCAAGGCGCCCAGGTCACGGCCGACTCGCTGGTTGGTCAACAAGTCGCTGCGTTCCCGCCCAACAGCACCGTCAGCCAGCCTCTTCCAGACAGCACATTGGAAAGAGTGGCAGCGGCTGTGATCATGGGCGACCCGACCTCGAACCTGACTGAATCTTTCCATGTGGGAAACGCGACCAAGAATGGCATTTTTCCCAGAAAGAACGTAGCCAACTTCGAGGCCACCGGTCTCGCTTCGAGAATGAAGAGCTACTGCGACGAAGGCGACCCATACTGCGCATCCGGCAAGTTCTCAGAGATCTCGGTGCACCTGAGATATGTGCAAGAGTATGGCGCAGAGGCGACGCAGTTCGTGGTGGATCAGATCAAGGCGTACTATGAGAACGGCACGACTACCGCATCGAATGGAACATCGACTGGAGCACCAGCAGCGACATACACTGGATCAGCATCCAGCGCGCGTTACTCATCGGTGGCGGGAGTTGTGGCTTTGGGCGCAGTCGTCGCCTACTTGTTGTGA
- a CDS encoding Microfibrillar-associated protein 1 — protein sequence MPPKMTKQPARPTRYFARPYDVNEPASDEESESEEEAPAPAKAPPPKVTSFPKISAPSQTLPKAPEASKQDDLEGFETASESSDEEDGDNGSDDDEGSSEEEESSDDEPKRPMLAPKFISKAKRAQQESTRSVDDQAAEMERIRKEKADEMLQMQMERDAAARKAGKKNWDDDDVPDMDDVDDTDGLDPEAEHAAWKLRELKRMRRDRQALIAQEKEREEIERRRNMTAEEREAEDREYLAAQAEEKEGKGKMQYMQKYFHKGAFFNNDEEQDEEVKAALNRDLAGYRLQDEAADKGVLPEYMRIRDSTKLGKSGRSKYKDLKSEDTGTWGRFEGKKREFDGLDERFRPDEGGGPESTGANSAPIGERRPRDGGDEKRVRRD from the coding sequence ATGCCTCCCAAAATGACCAAGCAGCCCGCGCGGCCCACCCGATACTTTGCGCGACCATACGATGTAAACGAGCCCGCCTCAGACGAAGAATCCGAATCGGAAGAAGAGGCACCAGCACCAGCGAAAGCACCTCCTCCAAAAGTCACCTCTTTCCCAAAGATATCAGCACCCTCACAAACTCTCCCCAAGGCGCCCGAAGCAAGCAAACAAGACGACCTAGAAGGCTTCGAAACCGCCTCAGAGTCCTCCGACGAAGAGGACGGCGATAATGGCAGTGATGATGATGAAGGCAGCTCAGAAGAGGAAGAAAGCTCAGACGACGAGCCCAAACGACCGATGCTAGCGCCTAAATTCATCTCCAAAGCAAAACGAGCCCAGCAAGAATCTACTCGGTCAGTCGATGATCAAGCTGCAGAGATGGAGCGCATACGGAAAGAAAAGGCCGATGAGATGCTGCAGATGCAGATGGAACGCGACGCAGCCGCGCGAAAAGCAGGGAAGAAGAACTGGGACGACGATGATGTTCCTGACATGGACGATGTAGACGATACAGACGGTCTCGATCCCGAAGCAGAGCACGCGGCGTGGAAGTTGAGGGAACTGAAGCGCATGAGGCGGGATCGTCAAGCACTCATCGCACAAGAGAAGGAGCGCGAAGAGATCGAGAGGAGACGAAACATGACAGCAGAAGAACGCGAAGCCGAAGACCGGGAATACCTCGCCGCGCAAGCCGAGGAGAAGGAAGGCAAGGGCAAGATGCAATACATGCAGAAATACTTCCACAAGGGCGCCTTCTTCAACAACGACGAAGAACAAGATGAGGAAGTCAAAGCAGCGCTCAACCGCGACCTGGCCGGCTATCGTCTGCAGGACGAGGCGGCGGATAAGGGTGTGCTGCCGGAGTACATGAGGATACGGGATAGCACGAAACTGGGCAAGAGCGGGAGGAGCAAGTACAAGGATCTCAAGAGTGAGGATACGGGTACTTGGGGACGGTTTGAGGGGAAGAAGAGGGAGTTTGATGGGTTGGATGAGAGGTTTCGACCGGATGAAGGAGGAGGGCCGGAGAGTACTGGGGCAAATTCGGCGCCTATTGGCGAGCGGAGGCCGAGGGATGGAGGGGATGAGAAGAGGGTGCGGCGTGATTGA